One Glutamicibacter mishrai genomic window carries:
- a CDS encoding tripartite tricarboxylate transporter TctB family protein, whose product MSEVNTAKKKRVELLFAAFLLLVGIIVFVDASQLQSTYSQADAIGPKAVPYIVSGILILSSIALGITVLRGNLAEGEEGEDVDLSQPSDWKVLIPLLGFFVLNLLLINWAGWVISGTILFFGTAISLGSRRWVLTLLISVVLALGTFYGFYLGLGIKLPAGILSGVL is encoded by the coding sequence GTGAGCGAAGTAAATACCGCTAAGAAGAAACGCGTCGAACTGCTGTTCGCCGCGTTTCTTCTTCTCGTCGGAATCATTGTGTTTGTTGACGCGTCGCAATTGCAGTCGACGTACTCCCAGGCCGATGCCATCGGGCCCAAAGCGGTCCCCTACATCGTCTCCGGGATCTTGATCCTTTCCTCCATCGCACTGGGCATCACCGTCCTTCGAGGCAACCTTGCCGAAGGCGAAGAAGGCGAAGACGTGGACCTGAGCCAGCCATCGGATTGGAAGGTCCTGATCCCGCTGCTTGGCTTCTTCGTCTTGAACCTCTTGCTGATCAATTGGGCCGGCTGGGTCATCTCGGGAACAATCCTGTTCTTCGGCACCGCGATCAGCTTGGGATCCCGCCGCTGGGTTCTGACGTTGCTGATCTCGGTGGTCCTGGCGTTGGGTACTTTCTACGGCTTCTATCTGGGGCTCGGCATTAAACTGCCGGCCGGAATTCTTTCGGGGGTGCTGTAA
- a CDS encoding Bug family tripartite tricarboxylate transporter substrate binding protein, whose amino-acid sequence MKNFKSIRALTALAATAALALGATGCGVTSETSSSDAPESNAPLANLRIMVPNTPGGGYDTTARVGAKVMDEAGLATNPEVFNLAGAGGTVGLARMINEKGNGDLSMLMGLGVVGASYTNDTDAKLTDTTPIAKLIEEPGAIMVSKDSPYKTIDDLVVAWKKDPSKISVGGGSSPGGPDHLLPMQLAQAVGIDPKDVNFVSFDGGGDLLPAILGNKVGFAASGAGEYMQQIEKGSVRVLATSGEERLEGVDAPTLKESNIDLVFSNWRGLVAPPGISEEDKAKWVELITKMHESEQWKEALETNGWTDAFMTGDDFSAFLTEQDERVASVLKTLGLA is encoded by the coding sequence ATGAAAAACTTCAAATCCATCCGCGCGCTGACGGCTCTCGCGGCCACCGCCGCACTTGCCCTGGGCGCAACCGGTTGCGGTGTCACTTCGGAAACCTCCAGCAGTGACGCCCCGGAATCAAATGCCCCACTGGCAAATCTGCGCATCATGGTCCCGAATACGCCCGGTGGCGGCTATGACACCACCGCACGCGTCGGCGCCAAGGTCATGGATGAGGCCGGTTTGGCTACCAACCCCGAGGTCTTCAACCTGGCAGGCGCCGGTGGAACCGTGGGACTGGCTCGCATGATCAATGAAAAGGGCAACGGCGATCTATCCATGCTCATGGGTCTTGGTGTTGTCGGCGCCAGCTACACCAATGACACCGACGCCAAGCTGACTGACACCACCCCGATTGCCAAGCTCATCGAAGAGCCAGGCGCCATCATGGTGTCCAAGGATTCCCCGTACAAGACCATCGATGACCTGGTCGTGGCTTGGAAGAAGGACCCAAGCAAGATCTCCGTCGGCGGTGGCTCCTCGCCAGGCGGCCCGGACCACCTGCTGCCAATGCAGCTGGCCCAGGCTGTGGGCATCGATCCTAAGGACGTGAACTTCGTTTCCTTCGATGGCGGCGGTGATCTGCTTCCTGCCATTTTGGGCAACAAGGTCGGATTCGCTGCCTCGGGTGCCGGTGAATACATGCAGCAGATCGAAAAGGGCTCCGTTCGGGTGCTCGCCACCAGTGGCGAAGAGCGTCTTGAAGGCGTCGATGCCCCGACCCTGAAGGAATCGAATATCGATCTGGTCTTCTCGAACTGGCGCGGCCTGGTGGCCCCTCCTGGGATCTCCGAAGAAGACAAGGCCAAGTGGGTTGAACTGATCACCAAGATGCACGAATCCGAGCAGTGGAAGGAAGCGCTGGAGACCAACGGCTGGACCGACGCGTTCATGACCGGCGATGATTTCTCGGCATTCCTCACCGAACAGGATGAGCGCGTAGCCAGCGTTCTGAAGACCCTGGGTCTGGCGTGA
- a CDS encoding ATP-binding protein → MGIKASRLNTFFAHRMSLAGQYLILQLLIIGVVLAGVVAVSLTQSTNNFEKVEGRRSLSAAESLAANPLLRELIPNAAPEMGSALPAMAETTRSTSGLQFVVLADRDGTVITSTFPDDVGTSILHPESQVEEGRGWAGDITRNGEHVLIAQVPVLDDAGKMVGIVSAGQSYPSTQELIQEIAPSALITLVIAVVLGTTGSVLLSRRVKHQTRGMEPREIAELFEHREALLHGVKEGIISVSPDSRIMLANDIAIELLQLPLDCVGQTLTDLDVAPQVTRALTTQQQQPDRQFLIGERVVVFNRMPVKTARKDLGSVTTFRDRTELTLLEQELGDSKATADMLRAQTHEFANHLHAISGLIQLQEYEEVIRFIDGVSFSRSKVFEDVSSHIAEPTIAALLIAKASVATERGIQLEVSKDSRLGRGDEQTARDLTTVIGNLIDNAMDAIADVDAPQIVISIQDLDDQITVIVRDNGAGIADEAMKEIFTQGFSTKDTTVSGGRGFGLALSRLVCRRRNGDITVANDHGAQFTATLRK, encoded by the coding sequence GTGGGAATCAAAGCTTCACGGCTGAACACCTTTTTCGCTCACCGAATGTCGTTGGCAGGCCAGTACCTGATCCTTCAATTGTTGATTATCGGCGTGGTCCTAGCCGGGGTGGTCGCAGTGTCCCTGACACAATCCACCAACAACTTTGAAAAGGTCGAAGGCCGGCGCAGCCTATCTGCCGCCGAGTCGCTAGCGGCCAATCCGCTGCTGAGGGAACTGATCCCCAATGCGGCCCCGGAGATGGGATCGGCGCTGCCCGCAATGGCTGAGACAACCCGCAGCACCTCCGGCTTGCAGTTCGTCGTGCTCGCAGATCGGGATGGAACCGTCATCACCTCGACGTTCCCCGATGATGTCGGCACTTCGATCCTTCATCCCGAATCCCAGGTGGAGGAGGGGCGCGGATGGGCCGGGGACATCACACGCAACGGCGAGCACGTGCTGATCGCCCAGGTGCCGGTGCTCGATGATGCAGGCAAGATGGTCGGCATCGTCAGTGCAGGACAAAGCTACCCCAGCACCCAAGAGCTCATCCAAGAAATTGCTCCCAGCGCGCTGATCACCCTCGTCATCGCCGTGGTACTCGGAACCACCGGATCGGTGCTGCTTTCCCGCAGGGTCAAACACCAAACCCGGGGCATGGAACCGCGGGAAATCGCCGAACTCTTCGAGCACCGCGAAGCGCTGCTGCACGGAGTGAAGGAAGGCATTATTTCCGTCTCGCCCGATAGCCGGATCATGCTGGCCAATGACATCGCCATCGAGCTGCTCCAGTTGCCATTGGACTGCGTGGGCCAAACCCTGACCGACTTGGATGTGGCGCCACAGGTAACCCGTGCGTTGACAACCCAGCAGCAACAACCCGATAGGCAGTTCCTGATTGGTGAGCGTGTTGTAGTTTTCAACCGCATGCCGGTCAAAACCGCCCGGAAAGACCTTGGCTCTGTCACGACCTTCCGTGATCGTACCGAGCTGACCCTGCTGGAACAGGAGCTTGGCGATAGCAAGGCAACCGCGGACATGCTGCGTGCGCAGACCCATGAATTCGCCAATCACCTGCACGCGATTTCCGGGCTGATCCAGCTCCAGGAATACGAGGAAGTCATCCGGTTCATCGACGGAGTCAGCTTCAGCCGCAGCAAGGTTTTCGAAGACGTCTCATCGCACATTGCCGAGCCGACCATCGCGGCCCTGTTGATAGCCAAGGCCAGCGTTGCCACTGAACGCGGCATCCAGCTCGAAGTTTCCAAAGACTCACGATTGGGCCGGGGAGATGAACAGACAGCAAGGGACCTGACCACGGTCATCGGGAATCTCATCGACAATGCCATGGATGCGATTGCCGACGTTGATGCGCCACAAATTGTCATCTCGATCCAGGACCTCGATGACCAAATCACAGTGATTGTCCGAGACAATGGAGCCGGGATCGCGGACGAGGCCATGAAAGAAATTTTCACCCAGGGATTCTCGACCAAGGATACAACTGTCTCCGGCGGCCGAGGGTTCGGCCTTGCGTTGAGCCGATTGGTCTGCCGGCGCCGCAATGGGGACATCACAGTGGCCAACGACCACGGCGCGCAATTTACCGCCACACTCAGAAAGTAG
- a CDS encoding response regulator, with protein MIKVLVIDDDFMVAKVHAGFVNKEPGFTVVGIAHTASDAIKAATELAPDLVLLDIHLPDMNGLDLLQRLREVQPELDVIVISAAREMDTVRKALRGGIVHYLMKPFSWDDLRERLKHYAKTYQPLHVAADQELEQADVNRLFGLGGQNRRPLPKGCSAETMTLVENIVKEAAEPISATETAEKLGTSRVSARRYLEYLAEENLAQVNLRYGGVGRPERRYSWNT; from the coding sequence GTGATCAAAGTGTTGGTGATCGATGACGACTTCATGGTTGCAAAGGTGCACGCCGGATTCGTCAACAAGGAGCCGGGCTTCACGGTGGTCGGAATCGCCCACACCGCCAGTGACGCCATCAAGGCCGCCACCGAACTAGCCCCGGATCTCGTGCTGCTTGATATCCACCTTCCCGATATGAACGGGCTGGATCTTCTGCAACGGCTGCGCGAGGTCCAACCGGAACTAGACGTCATCGTTATCAGTGCGGCTCGCGAAATGGATACTGTACGCAAGGCTTTGCGCGGTGGAATCGTGCATTACCTCATGAAGCCGTTCTCCTGGGATGACTTGCGAGAGAGATTGAAGCACTATGCCAAGACCTACCAGCCGCTGCATGTGGCCGCAGACCAGGAATTGGAGCAAGCCGACGTGAACCGCCTCTTCGGCCTTGGCGGGCAAAATCGCAGGCCTCTGCCCAAGGGCTGTAGCGCGGAAACGATGACCCTGGTGGAGAACATCGTGAAAGAAGCCGCGGAGCCGATTTCCGCAACGGAGACCGCCGAAAAGCTGGGCACCTCGCGTGTGAGCGCTCGCCGGTATCTGGAGTACCTGGCGGAAGAAAACCTGGCTCAGGTGAATCTTCGTTATGGGGGAGTAGGGCGTCCTGAACGGCGCTACTCCTGGAACACCTAG
- a CDS encoding Nramp family divalent metal transporter, producing the protein MGNKHSAPGKRRTFLGYLALMGPAFVVGAWQFGPGNLTTAVQSGSQYGYSLLWVIAVSTILMIAFTDMSVRLGLATPKSLITVIKEHLGKGTGIAAGFGVFGITLMFSVGNAVGSGLGLSMVFGGSPILWTVACTVGVGIILAFRNVYRIIEKVLLLIVAMMAIAFIASVVIAKPDWYLSAQGLVPSLPEGSEILVIALVGTNFSINAAFYNSYGIKENARTRADYRDITLVDTIPGIVAPGIMTALVIMVSAAVLGATGSEAVTINALAAIFEPLAGPVGTVLFALGLSGAAFSSMIANATAGGTMMSDALGRGSRGGSVTSRIVTGIILAFGLITTLVFQSSPVGLIVIAQSLTVLIAPLLGVLLVLMANNKTVMGDLRNKWWHNAFGIIGLVAIFASSIRLIGVLAS; encoded by the coding sequence ATGGGCAACAAACACTCGGCGCCTGGTAAACGACGCACCTTCCTAGGCTATCTAGCTCTTATGGGTCCCGCCTTCGTCGTCGGGGCATGGCAGTTCGGACCAGGAAATCTCACGACAGCAGTACAGTCCGGAAGCCAGTACGGATACAGCCTGCTATGGGTGATCGCCGTGTCAACGATCCTGATGATCGCCTTCACCGACATGAGCGTTCGATTGGGCTTGGCTACTCCCAAATCATTGATCACCGTCATCAAGGAACACCTTGGCAAAGGCACGGGAATCGCAGCTGGATTTGGCGTTTTCGGAATCACTTTGATGTTTTCCGTAGGAAATGCTGTGGGCTCCGGCCTTGGCCTATCCATGGTCTTCGGCGGTTCCCCCATCCTTTGGACCGTGGCCTGCACGGTAGGCGTCGGCATCATTCTCGCTTTTCGAAACGTCTACAGAATCATCGAAAAAGTCCTGCTCCTGATCGTTGCCATGATGGCCATAGCCTTTATCGCCAGCGTGGTCATTGCCAAGCCAGACTGGTACCTCTCGGCGCAGGGTCTGGTTCCCTCGCTTCCGGAGGGAAGCGAGATTCTTGTTATCGCGCTGGTGGGCACCAACTTCTCCATAAATGCCGCCTTCTACAATTCGTACGGCATTAAGGAAAACGCTCGCACCCGTGCCGACTATCGAGACATCACGCTGGTTGATACGATTCCCGGCATCGTGGCTCCCGGAATCATGACGGCTTTGGTGATCATGGTATCTGCTGCCGTTCTCGGCGCGACCGGCTCCGAGGCCGTCACAATCAACGCACTCGCAGCGATTTTTGAACCTCTAGCCGGCCCAGTTGGCACGGTCCTCTTCGCACTGGGGCTTTCCGGAGCAGCGTTTTCATCAATGATCGCCAACGCAACTGCCGGCGGAACCATGATGTCGGATGCCCTGGGACGTGGTTCACGCGGCGGATCGGTGACTTCCCGAATCGTCACCGGAATCATCCTGGCTTTTGGACTGATCACGACGCTCGTTTTCCAGTCCTCCCCCGTTGGGCTGATTGTCATCGCCCAGTCGCTCACTGTCCTCATCGCGCCGCTGTTGGGTGTTCTGCTGGTCCTCATGGCGAATAACAAAACGGTGATGGGAGATTTACGCAATAAGTGGTGGCACAACGCATTTGGAATCATTGGCCTGGTGGCAATCTTCGCCTCGTCGATTCGCCTGATTGGCGTCCTTGCCTCCTGA
- a CDS encoding dihydrodipicolinate synthase family protein, producing MTIDLRGLVPAPVTPFNRDGSVDVDSIHRLGSWLASVDGVKGLVVLGHAGEGTFLTQDEQALVIREFKNAVNGEIPIIAGITGEGNTVAALEAQRAVEAGASAGLVYPSHGWLRFGYQQGAPQTRYKEIYETSGLPLILFQYPDATKATYDLDTQLEIAGQEGVFATKNGVRNMKRWDTEIPVLRKTYPDLQILTCHDEYLLHTMFDVDGALVGYGGLAPEPLVELIAAGKAKDYAAARAIHDRILPVTKNVYHRGSHMEGTVALKEGLVARGILEHATVRPPLLPLPAGADKEIAAALQSAELGKVAVSV from the coding sequence ATGACCATCGATCTCCGCGGACTCGTTCCAGCACCCGTCACCCCGTTCAACCGAGACGGAAGCGTAGATGTCGACAGCATTCACCGTTTGGGCTCCTGGCTAGCCAGCGTCGATGGGGTCAAGGGCCTAGTTGTCCTCGGCCACGCCGGCGAAGGAACCTTCCTGACCCAAGACGAGCAAGCTCTTGTCATTCGTGAATTCAAAAATGCTGTGAACGGCGAGATTCCGATCATCGCCGGCATCACCGGCGAAGGCAACACCGTGGCCGCCTTGGAAGCACAACGTGCTGTCGAAGCCGGTGCTTCAGCCGGCCTGGTTTACCCTTCGCACGGCTGGCTTCGTTTCGGGTACCAGCAGGGCGCACCCCAGACGCGCTACAAGGAAATCTACGAAACCAGCGGACTTCCACTGATCCTGTTCCAGTACCCGGACGCTACCAAGGCCACGTACGACCTTGACACCCAGCTGGAAATCGCAGGCCAGGAAGGCGTCTTCGCCACCAAGAACGGCGTACGCAATATGAAGCGCTGGGACACCGAGATTCCCGTGCTTCGAAAGACCTACCCGGACCTTCAGATCCTCACCTGCCACGACGAATATCTGCTGCACACGATGTTCGATGTCGATGGCGCCCTGGTTGGATACGGCGGACTGGCCCCAGAGCCACTGGTTGAATTGATCGCCGCTGGCAAGGCCAAAGACTACGCCGCTGCACGGGCCATCCACGACCGGATCCTGCCGGTGACGAAGAATGTCTACCACCGCGGCTCGCACATGGAAGGCACCGTTGCGTTGAAGGAAGGCTTGGTTGCTCGCGGCATCCTCGAGCACGCCACGGTCCGCCCGCCATTGCTTCCACTGCCAGCAGGGGCAGACAAGGAAATCGCGGCAGCCCTGCAATCCGCCGAGCTAGGAAAAGTTGCCGTTTCTGTCTAG
- a CDS encoding LacI family DNA-binding transcriptional regulator yields MEPTVPNVPVTLKDVAVASGVSLSTASRALDERGTPSQSATAERVRKVAEELGYRRNAFASNLRRGQTRTLGVLVPRLSDTVMALMFEEIERAASSRGYFAIVATSGDDPNDERKAAETLLDRSVDGLILATSRIDDDLPKYLREASVSHALVLRTDGVSPSALGDDEVGGYLAVRHLLDLGHEDIAVVTGPAFTSTGTARLAGARRALSEAGVTVNEQWMLSAGYGIRSGFDAGQELLKKKSSPKPTAIFAANDNLAMGVMAAAKEHDLVIGDNLSLVGYNDIPQSALLPTPLTSVRVPLEQIASKAIDLIVDPSNGQEVRKFMPTLIPRASSGKPQ; encoded by the coding sequence ATGGAGCCCACGGTCCCCAACGTCCCAGTGACCCTGAAAGACGTAGCGGTCGCTAGTGGAGTCAGCCTCTCAACGGCCAGCCGAGCTCTCGATGAACGTGGCACGCCTTCCCAGTCGGCGACTGCCGAGCGGGTGCGTAAAGTGGCAGAAGAACTCGGCTACCGCCGCAATGCCTTCGCCTCCAATTTGCGCAGAGGACAAACCAGGACCTTGGGCGTATTGGTTCCTCGACTCAGCGACACCGTGATGGCGCTGATGTTCGAGGAAATCGAACGTGCTGCCTCCTCGCGCGGATACTTTGCCATCGTCGCCACCAGCGGAGACGACCCCAATGATGAGCGCAAGGCCGCCGAGACCCTGCTCGACCGAAGTGTCGACGGGCTGATCCTCGCCACCTCGCGAATTGACGATGACCTGCCCAAATACCTCCGTGAAGCCTCTGTATCGCACGCTCTGGTTTTGCGTACCGACGGCGTCAGTCCATCGGCTCTGGGCGATGATGAGGTTGGCGGGTACCTGGCGGTGCGACATCTGCTGGACCTGGGCCATGAGGACATCGCAGTGGTAACGGGACCGGCATTTACTTCAACCGGCACAGCCCGCTTGGCTGGCGCCCGGCGAGCGCTGTCGGAAGCCGGCGTTACCGTGAACGAGCAATGGATGCTCTCAGCCGGCTACGGAATCCGCAGCGGATTTGATGCAGGCCAAGAGCTGCTCAAGAAAAAATCAAGCCCAAAACCAACCGCGATTTTTGCCGCCAACGATAATCTGGCAATGGGCGTCATGGCTGCTGCCAAGGAACATGATCTGGTGATTGGCGACAATCTGTCGCTCGTGGGATACAACGACATTCCGCAATCGGCGTTGCTTCCAACTCCGTTGACATCTGTCCGCGTTCCGCTGGAACAGATCGCCAGCAAAGCCATTGATCTGATCGTCGATCCGTCCAACGGGCAAGAAGTCCGCAAATTCATGCCGACGCTGATCCCTCGTGCCTCCAGCGGGAAACCGCAGTAG